The DNA sequence ATCCATAAGTATTATAAACCAAATCTGTTCGGTGTAATCCAACTCCTGCACTAATAACTTCCTCATTTGATATAGCAACACCTTTAGTACCTATTGATAGAACTTCATCTAATGCAGCAAGATCTTCAACTTTACTATAAGGGATCCATACATAAAGATCATTATGTGTCTCATTTTTTATTTCACACCCTAAACTTTTTATTTTGTTTTTTATTGATAATGTACTCACTCTCACTCTGCAAAGTATTCTTAAATCACTATCTAAAGCGGTAAATTTGTTCTTCACTTTTTTAGTTATATTTCCGTGTAATTTATTACCATTTTGAACTTCATTAATAACACTGTTTATTTCTTTTAATACTTCTTTTTCAAATTTACTTTCTAAGTTTTTATTATTCCATTGTCCAAACAGTAAGTTTGAACTTAAAATTAACATTATTAAAAATTTCATAAACTCCTCATAAAGTTTGTTAAAGTTCACTTGAATATGTAATTTTGCTATATAAACAAAAATGGGTCAGCATTATTTTCAAATGCTTAACTCTATACGGTTTTTGTTTACTTTGTTTCTGTTCCAGTGTTGGCGCACTGGAGCAGATTTAATTTAATTTCGGAGAATCTCTTGTTTCCAATCTTATCTTCGTCCTATAGTTATAATAGCCTTCACTTTATCATCAATATAATTTCCTACAAAACAGACTAAATTTTCTTTAACTGAGAGTGATAAATAATTTCCGTAAAAATTTGGAACTCCATCATTTTTATAGGTTTTCCAGGTAACACCATTAAAATGAACAATTTCTCCTCCGGCACCTCCAATAAAAATGTCATTAACATCGTTACCTCTTATTGTATGCATATAGTAAGAAGAAATATTATTATTTACATTTTTCCATGTTTTATTTGCAGAATATGGATTTTGAATATATATACCATCCCCAACAATATAGGTTTTTAACTCATTTTTGAACCAGACTGAGCTTATGCTCCAAGGTAAACCTTCAAGCATTTGAGGTACAATTAAATTATTCTTAATCTCGTAAACTTCGGGTCCGTGTCCTTCATATTTATCAGAGGCAACGCATAAAACTTTAGAATCATTTTCTTTAATCTTTTTACTTCCCCATATATCTTGAAAAGGCAGTGTAGTACTATATTCCGTTTTCTCCCAATAGCCATTATAATGTGCAATCAAACCACTATTTCCCACTGCATATATATCATTATTTGATGCTCCCCAGAGTTTATTGATCCAGCTATTAAAAACTGTCTTTGGTATTTCAATTGATTGATATTTTTTTCCATTCCATTTAATTATTTGATCTAAACCAATCGTCACATTATTTGAATCAAAAGCGAAAACCGCTTTCATTGGAGCTAAAAAGGATTGCTGTTGACTATTATTAAAATAAATTCTTTCAGGCTTCCATTCTTTCCCATTCCATCTAATCAAGTTATAGAATTTTGGATCCGGACTATTTAGCGAATCATTTAAGTAAATTTCACCCACAGCCCAAATGTTGTTTTCATCAATAACTGCGACATCATAAAGAACACTACTAGAATGTTCTCCAAATAAAAATGTTTGCCATGTAATATTATGGCTTGTTGTATCTAATGTTGTTACTTGTATTTTGTTACTTAAACCCAATTGCTTTTCAACTGTTGTATAAATATTATACGTTTGGTTTGGCAGTAATGAATCTACATATAATACTGTATCAACTTCATTTAATCTTATTGTTCTCTTATTCTTTTCATTAACAAACAGATTTATATTTGCTGGTATTTGTAAATTATTTGTTTTAAGGGTAAGCCAGACTTCTGTACAGCTTGCATCTTCAAGCTGCAGTTCAAGAATTGCTTTATTCGGTTCGGTTGTATCGCAACTAAAGGAAATAAATATTAAGGCAAATACTACTGGCAATAATAGGATGGGAAGATATTTCTTTTTCATTTTAGAACCCTTGTTTTCATTTAATTTATCTTGGTTCTTATGTTACTATAAAATCACTTTAGTTTTAAATCCGACATTAACATACGAAAAAAAAAAATAAATTGTCAAGATTTACAATATTAAGTTTGTGTTAATTGAGTTTTTTATATGTTTAATAATATTTCTATACAAACTTAATTTAGTTAGCTTTCTTGCGGTTAGTAGTATTTTCAAGAATTATTTATCTTTAACAATTTTAATAATTTCCTAGAATAACACATTACTAATTTTCTATCCAGTTAATTTGAAGTGGTTTATTTTTCTTTTATACAAATATTTTAACTTGTAAAAATTATTATTTCACTTGTAAGAAGTCTATTAAATATTTTTAATTTTACATTAACCAATATTTTAAATAAATCAATTTTTCTGTTTATAATTAAACAATAATAATTATGTTCAAAAACAAAATTAGAATAAGTTCGATCTTGCTAAAGACTATACTGGTTTTAACTTTCTTAGTAATTTCCTCATGCTCAACAAAAATTGAAAAAGAATATAACTTTGAAGTTATTGACATGATTATGGAATCTGCAGTTATCGATTCCGTTTTTCCCGGCGCTGTACTGTTATTTGGAATTGATCAAGAAGTACTTTACAGCAAAGCATTCGGACATTTTACATATGATAAAAATTCATCTAAAGTTCAAACAAATTCAATATTCGATTTGGCTTCGGTTTCGAAAGTTATTGGAACAACTTCAGCCGCAATGATATTAGTCCAAAATGGCAAATTAAATTTAGATGAAAAGGTTGTGAAATATATTCCTCAATTTAACAATAATGGAAAAGATCAAATTACAATTAGGAATTTATTACTTCACAATTCCGGTTTATCTGCATTCAAAAAATATTATGATATATATTCAACAGCTGATGAAGTTATTAATGATATTATGAATTTAAGTTTAGAAAATCCTCCCGGTGAAAAATATGTTTACAGTGATTTAGGAATGATTGTTTTGCAAAAAGTTATTGAGAAAATTTCCGAAAAAACTCTTGATGTTTTCTTAAACGATAATTTATTTACTAAACTGGAAATGAACCAAACAATGTATAATCCGTCAAATGAAATAAAAAATAATTGCGTTCCAACAGAACTGGATGATTTTTATAGAATGAGATTATTGCAAGGCGAAGTTCACGACGAAAGAGCTTTTATGCTAAACGGAGTTGCGGGTCATGCTGGATTGTTTTCAACAACTGAAGATTTATCGAAATTTATTATGATGTATTTAAATCACGGAATTTATAATAACGAAGAAATTCTTGATTCAAGATTAATTAAAGATTGGACGACAAAACAATCAGTGCAAAGCGATAGAGGTTTGGGTTGGGATACAAAATCTCCGGAAAAATCTTCATCCGGAAATTATTTTTCGATGAATTCATTTGGTCATACTGGATATACCGGAACTTCAATTTGGGTTGATAAAGAAACAAAATTATTTGTTATACTTTTAAGCAATAGAGTTCATCCCAAAAGAACAAATACTAAAATTTCAGATTTCCGACCAATAATTCACGATGCTATTTTTAATTCAATATTTAGAAATTTAGAAAATTAACATGCACAAAAGTTTTGTAAATAACGTAATTGATAAAGTTAAAAACGATGAAAATGTTTTGGGATTAGCACTCGGCGGTTCTTGGATCACAAATGAAATTGATGAATTTTCCGATCTCGATTTTGTTTTAGTTACAAAAAATAAAATAGCTCCAAATAAAGAATTGATGACAAATTATGCACAACAATTTGGAAATTTGTTAAATGCTTTTACCGGTGAACATGTTGGAGAAAATCGACTTTTAATTTGTCTTTATGATAATCCGCTTCTGCATGTTGATATAAAATTTATAACTCCCGATGAATTTTATCAAAGAGTTGAAAATCCAATTGTGGTTTGGGAAAGAGAAAATATATTATCTAATATTATCAAAAATTCCGAACCAAAATTTCCTTATCCGAATTATCAATGGATTGAAGACCGCTTCTGGATTTGGATTCATTACGTTTCTTCCAAAATTGGCAGAGGTGAATTTTTTGAAACTTTAGATGCAATTAATTTTCTTCGGACAAATGTTATTGCACAATTATTGCAGATTAAAAACAATAGCTTGCCAAAAGGTTTAAGAAAAGCAGAAAAATTTTTCACTACTGATGATATGGGAAAATTGAAATTAACAATTTCAGATTATGATAAAAGTTCATTAATCAAAAGTTTGGAACAAATAATTTTTTTATATCAAGATTTACGAAATCAAATTTTTTCACAAGAAATAAACTTGCAAACTCAAACTGAAATACGAGCAATGGAATATTTTAACGAAATTAAAAATCGAAATTAATTTAAAATGAATTCTGAAAAAGTTATAGAAATTTCAAACTTAACGAAAAAGTTTAAAAATCTTACAGCGGTAAATAACCTAAACCTCAATGTTTATAAGGGTGATGTGTTTGGTTTTCTTGGTCCAAACGGCGCCGGAAAAAGTACAACAATCAGAATGCTTCTCACATTAATTAAACCAACTTCTGGTAATATTAAAATTTTTGGGAAAGATTTAGCTCAGCACAGAAAAGAAATTTTAGCAAAAGTCGGTGCAATTGTAGAAAAACCGGATTTTTATTTATACTTAACCGCATATAAAAATTTGGAGATTTTAGGAAAAATGTCCGGTATTAGTATTTCCAAAAAAAATATTATGGAAATTCTTGAGTTAGTAGGTTTAGATAAAAGATACAACAGCAAAGTAAAAACTTTTTCTCACGGAATGAAACAAAGATTGGGAATTGCTCAAACACTTTTGCATAATCCGGAATTAATTATTTTAGATGAACCAACAACCGGACTTGATCCGCAAGGCATGAAGGAAATCCGAGATTTAATAATTTTCTTAAGCAAAGAAAAAGGTAAAACAATTTTTCTTTCTTCGCACATTTTACGCGAGATTGAATTAATTGCAAATAGAATGGTGATTATAAATAAAGGAAAAAATATAATTGAAGGTGATGTAAAAGAACTTTTAATTAATGATAAACATGAAGTTGAAATAAATTTTAAGAGTGAAATTAATATTCAAGAAATTTTATCTAATTCAGTATTTTCAAATAACAATTTCACCATTTTAAATTCACAACTGAAAATAAATCTTGCCGAAGAAAAAATTCCACATTTAATAAAATTTTTTGTTGAAAATAATGTTGAAATATTTTCCGTGGAAAGAAAAAATTCATTAGAAGATTATTTTTTAAAAATTACAGAAGAAAAATAATGCTGATAAAATTAGTGCATATAGAGCTTATTAAAATTTTTAAGAAGTGGCGTTCTTACATTGGTCACTTTGGAATTTTGTTTATGGTTTCAATGGTTCAAATCAATCTTTACATTTATGGCGAAAATGAAGTAAGACATATCACCAGAAATTTGAGTGATTTGTTTATCATCTCCGGAAATATTTTAAATGGAAATTTAATCGGTCATTTAATTCTAAATGCATTTTTTATTTTATTTCCACTTACAATTGTTTTGGTTGCCGGAGAAATTCTTGCCGGAGAAGGAACCGGCGGAACTTACAGATTAATTATTACTCGTCCCGTCTCAAGATTGCAAATTATATTTTCAAAATTTTTAGCCGGATGTATTTATATTTTATCAATTATTGTTTGGATGATTTTTGTCAGTTTAGTTATTAGCCATATTGTATTTGGCAACGGCGAATTAATTGTTCTTTCTGATGGTATAAATATTTTTGCACAAGATGATATTTTATGGAGATTTGCTTTAAGTTATTTGCACGTATTTTTCAGCATGCTTCTTGTTTTTACATTATCATTTTTGTTTTCCTCATTGGTGGAAAACGCAATTGGACCAATAATTGCAACGATGGCAATTTTAATTTTCTTCGTTATTCTTTCGCAAATTCCGGTTGATTTTACTAAATATATTAAACCATATTTATTCACAAATTACTTTATGGATTGGCAAAAATTTTTCAATTATGATTTTGATTGGTTTGTACAAATTAAATCTTTGGGATATCTTGCTTTACATTCTGTAATATTTTTAATTCTAACTTCAATAATTTTTATAAGAAAAGATATTTTATCATGAAAGAAATATTTGTAACAATTTTTATACTTTTTACAATTACTAATTTTGCTCAAGACAAAAATGCCGAGAAAATTATTTCAGCAATAAAAAGTAAAATTGATAAAGTTGATAATTATTCTGCTGATGTTGAAATTTCCGTAAAGTTTGATTTTCTTAAAATGCCGAAATCGAAAGCAGAAATATTTTTTAAGAAACCGGATAAATTTAAACTAAAATCGGAAAAACTTGCAATATTACCCAAAGGCGTAATTGATTTTAATCCGCAAAAAATTATTGATAAGAATTTTACTTCGGAAATTATTGGCGATACTTTAATTGATAATAAAAAACTTTCCGTAATTAAAATTATTCCAAATGCTGATAGCATAAAATTTAATGCTGCCAAATTGTTAGTAGATAAAAATGAATTTTTAATAAAGCAGATTATTTTATCGTTAGATGGAAATGCAAAAATTATAACATATTTTAATTACAATGATCAGAAAGAGTTTGCTCTTCCATCACAAATAAAAATAAATTTGGATTTTTCACAAGTTAAAGAAAGTGAAAATAAAAGAAGAAGAAATATTCCAGAAAATTTTAAAGGTGACATAACAATAAATTACAATAATTATAAAGTTAATAAAGGAATTGAAGATTCTGTTTTTGTTGATGAGAAAGAAGTTGAAAAATAATTTATATCAAAATTGGGCAAAATATTTTTTTTAGTTATTATTAAGAAATTAAAAAATTGCTTTAATAAAGTTGTGGGAAATTATGAAAATTCATGAATATCAAGCAAAGGAAATTTTAAGAAAATTTAACGTTCCGGTTCCGGAAGGAAAAGTAGTTTTTTCTCCCGAAGATGCAGTTGTAGCCGCAAAAGAATTAGTCGGAAATATTAAAGTTGTAAAGGCTCAAATACATGCCGGCGGAAGAGGAAAAGGCGGCGGTGTAAAAGTTGCAAAAAATCTTGATGAAGTAAAAAAATATGCAAAAGAAATTTTCGGAATGAATTTAATTACGCATCAAACCGGACCGCAAGGAAAAACTGTAAAACGTCTTTTAATTGAGCAAGGCGTAAATATTGATAAAGAAATGTATGTGGGAATTACTTTAGATCGTGCTCAATCTAAAAATGTTGTAATGGTTTCTACAGAAGGCGGAGTTGAAATTGAAAAAGTTGCAGCCGAATCTCCGGAAAAAATTCTTAAAGAAACTATTGATCCCGCAATTGGAATGCAACAATATCAAGCGCGTAAATTGGCTTTTGGTTTAGGTTTGGAAGGGGTTCAATTTAAAAACGCAGTAAAATTTTTGTTGGCACTTTACAAAGCTTATGATTCAACAGATGCTTCAATTGCTGAAATAAATCCTTTAGTAGTTACAAAAGAGGGCGATGTTATTGCACTTGATGCAAAAATGAATTTTGATGATAACGCACTTTTCCGACACAAAGATATTATGGAATTTAGAGATTTTGATGAAGAAGAACCGCTTGAAATTGAAGCATCAAAATATGATTTGAATTATATAAAATTAGATGGAAATGTTGGATGTATGGTAAATGGTGCCGGACTTGCAATGGGAACAATGGATATTATAAAATTAGCTGGCGGTGAACCGGCAAACTTTTTGGATGTCGGCGGCGGCGCTAATCAAGAAACTGTAGCAAACGGATTTAAAATTATTTTGAGCGACCCGAATGTTAAAGCAATTTTAATAAATATTTTCGGCGGAATTGTCCGCTGCGATAGAGTTGCTCAAGGTGTAATTAATGCCGTAAAAGAAATTAAAGTTGAAGTGCCAATTGTTATAAGACTTGAAGGAACAAACGCAAAAGAAGCCGGAGTTTTATTGGCAAATTCCAAATTAAATTTTGAAGTTGCCACAACTTTGGAAGATGCTGCAAAGAAAGTTACCGCTGTTCTCAAAAAATAAATGATTTCCATCCGTTGGCTAACGGATCATGGGAATGACAACCATATTTTTGTAGAGACGTAAAATTTTACGTCTCTACATTTTTTATATCACTTCATTAATATAAGTTTTTTGGTAGTTGCAAATTTTCCAGCTTGCAATCTGTAAAAATATACTCCGCTTGAAAGATTACTTCCATCAAATTCAATTTCGTAATTACCGGGTTTTTGTTTTTCATTAACCAATATTTTTACTTCTCTTCCTAATAAATCGTAAACAATTAATTTTATGCTCGAGCTAAAGCTCGAGGCTACATTTGGTAATGAATATTTAATTGTTGTACTTGGATTAAACGGATTAGGATAGTTTTGGAATAATTCAAATTCTATTGGTAAATTTTCTTCAATTTCGATATCCGTGGTTGCATCAAATAATTGTAATACTTTCCAACCAATATTATTACTTTCGTGAATTTCATCAATTTTATTTTCCGGATCTAACTCAACATAAATTCTTGGGAATGTTGAAATTCCGTTTGGAATTTGCCAATTAAAACTTATAATTTCTTCACTTCTTGCCGGTATAAAATCATCTGTAGAAAAAAAATTTTTTCCATCCGTACTTTCTATTAATGTTCCGCCGTTATTGGGATCTCCAACATAAAATTTTGCATCAACAATTGAATTTGTATTTAGCAAACTAAAATTTTTAATTCTTGTTTTAATATTTATTATGTCTCCCGGTTTAGGTTTTTCGGGATTAAATATAATATCTTTCGTTTGTTGACGTTTATCTTCGGTAATACTAAATCCTTTTTCGGGATCCAATCTCCATGGTAAGATTAATGCTATATCCGGTTTTTCATTATATTTTTGCTGCCACCAAGTTTCGGGAACACTTATTCCAGATGGTCTTGGATCAACTGCATAATCCAAAACAAGCGCCCCGCTTTTTGCCCAATAGGCATAAGGAGTTACGGAATAATATGTTTCTCCTATGCCTAAATCTATTGGTCCTAAATGAACATCTAAACCTTTTTTATATTTAACTTTATTTGTTCGAGTTGAAATTGATTTGGTGGAATAATTTCCTTTAATTTTTACATCAGGTGTAAATTTAAATGGATTATCAAAGCTTGCTTCTCCACTAATTTTAAAATTTACTTCATTTGAAGCTGTAACTATTGTTTGAGTTTCATTTTCTAATGCCCAATTATATTGAAATCCCGGCGAGCCATCCAATGTAATTTGATCTGATGTATTCCATTTTAAAACTTGATGTAAACTTCCGTTTTCGGTTGGTGCCGCAATATTGTTATAAGATAAAATATTGCCGACTTCATGATTAGGAATATAATCAGCAGCTTGCGGACTTTTGCTCGGGAACCACGATCTTTGTGGCTGCCCGGGTTCTACAACTAAAACATAACCTTGAATTTCGTCATTTGTTAAAACCGGATATTCCCAAATATCGTAATTAATTATTGTTGCGTAAATATAATCATCGCTGCTGGCTGTTATATTCTGACTTACTTTATATGTATTTGACGTAAATTTCTTTTTAGAAAATCCTTTGCCATATTGACTTTTAATTTTTATTTCCGTTCCAATTCCAATAACAGGAATTTTAAATCCTCCGGAAACTTCGCCGCTTACTGACCAAGCTTTATTTATCTTTGTTTCAAATTCAATATCGGTTTCGCTTGAAGTATAATATTTTGAATAGAAATTTGAATTTTGTCCGTTAAAATTTTTATTTATATCAAACATATTTCCATCAAGCATATCAAAATGAACCGGCGGAGCATTAAGAATTACTAGAGGTTGAACTATATCAGTTGCGGAATAAAAATTTGGTTTTCCCAAACGAATACTTCCGCCGTCAAAATCACCGGCTGTAATTGAGTAAATATGATTATTTGATCCAACAATAGAATCTGCAATAAAACTAACTCTTTTTTGTACATTTATAACATCTCCCGATGCATCAATAATTGGTTCAAATATAGAAATATTTAATGTTGTATAATTAGGAAAATTATCCGGTTGCACACTTCTTGTAAAAGCAACAATTATTTCCGGATGCCACAGTGAATCGTTTGTGCTTGCATCCAAATCTGCAATTATCATTCTATTATTAACCGGAGTTTCTGAACCAAAATTTTCTCCGGTTTTCCAAGTTAGATTAAGAGTTGTATCTGCTTGAAGAATATTTATTCTTCCATCTCCATCAACAATAATTTCATCTGCGCCGTCATTATTCAAATCTTCTAACTGCATGCTGATTGCCAAATTTGTGTTTCCGTTTGTCTGAAAAATTTTATACAAATTTTTTAAATCAACATTAATTGTATCTAAGTTTAATGTAACTTTTGCTGGAAGAATATAATTTTCAGCTTGTGAGCTTCCGTTATTTGCCAAAACAAAATTAAGTGTAAATTCATCAATTATATTATTTGTTAAATCTCCGGTTTCTATAATGAAATTATTTATTTTATAATTTGAATTAAAAAAATTATCACTTGAATAGAAATCGTTTTTTTTCACTTTGGGAATTATTGCATTATTTTCTACATCATAAATTTTTGTAAAAATTGACCAACTATCGTCATCTTCGGCAATATGTCCGGCTAAAACAAATTCATCAATTAAATCTCCATCAAAATCACCGCAAGCAAAATCAAAACGAATTGTGTAATTATACATATTGGGATTCATGTATTCATCAGCTAAAACTGAAGTTTGTGAGAAGTTTAAATTTTCATCAATATTGTAAATTCTTAATTCAAGAATTGCATCAACATTCCAAAAACAAATTGCCAATTCGGGTTCTGCATCTAGATCAAAATTTCCTTTTGCAATTTCAAATCTGCTTGAATTATTAAATGGCGAAACCGGATATTGAATTTTATCAAGTTTAATTTCACTAACATCATTCCATGCTAAATTGTTTTTATTAATTTTTGAACTTATAATATTTATTGAATAATCCGAACTTTCCCATGCTGTAATAATTTCATCCAAACCATCTCCATCAAAATCTCCGCTTATTTTTTGGAGTTTCTTTTTATCACCGATAGAAAGATTTTCATCAAAATTTCCACTATTTGTTGAATCTAAAATATACTGCCCCGAATTTGACAAATAATTAAAAATTTTATGCGTTACTGTTGAATCATTATCTCGATTTACATTCCAGCTAATTGCAATTTCCGATGAATTTCCCAAAGTGTAATTACCTTGAAATGGATCTTGTTTATCAGTTTGAGAAAACATAATAGATGTAGAAATAAATAAAAGCATTGTAATTTTTTTCATAAAAATTCCATTTTTTTTAATTTCTATATTTATAACGCAAAAAAACTATGAGGAAGTGATAATGAATTTTTATTGGAATCTAAAAATTTTATTTAGGTAACTATTCAACAATTTACAATTATGATAAGAAGATATCAAGTATTATATTGAATTGATTTATTCGATGGGAATTGAAAATGCAAAAGTAGAGCCAAAACCTTTTTTACTTTTAACCCAAACTTTGCCGTTATGTTCTTCAACAATTTTTTTAACAATCCATAAACCTAAACCGGAACTGGTTTCATCGCCGGTTGGTTTATTACTAAGTTTGGTTCCTTTTTCAAACGCATGAGAAATTTCATCTTCGGTTAGTCCAAAACCGTTATCCGTAACTTCAAGCGTAACAAAATTCTTTTCTTTATTTGTAATAATTTCAATTTTACTTTTTTCAGGGCAGTATTTTATTGCATTTCCAACATAATTATCAATTGCTTCTTTAATTTTTTCTTCATCCATTTTAATAAATAATTCTTCTTTAGGTTGGTATAATCGCACATCAATATTTTTCTTACTTGCTTTAACTCTGTTAATTTTTACTACACTTTCAATTGTTTGATAAAAACTTGTATTTTCTTTGCTAATTTGAAAAGGTTCAAATTCCTCCGCAACAACTTGCGAAAATTCATCGGCTAATTTTACAATTCTTGAAGAAATTTCAACCAAACCGGAAAGAATATCGTTTTGTTCTTGCGCAGATAAATCATATGATTCAAGCAATTCCACAAAATTTTTAATTGCCGATGCGGGATTTTTAATATCATGCGCTACCATTGCAAGAGTTTCATCTTTTTTAATTCTTAATTCTTGCAATTTAGATTCATTTTTTTCTAACTGATTTTTTTGTTCTTCAAGATGAACTATTACTTTTTTTAGCTGATCAATTTTTAATCGCAATCTTCTATTTTTTTCTTCAAGGAATTTTA is a window from the Ignavibacteriota bacterium genome containing:
- a CDS encoding serine hydrolase, translated to MFKNKIRISSILLKTILVLTFLVISSCSTKIEKEYNFEVIDMIMESAVIDSVFPGAVLLFGIDQEVLYSKAFGHFTYDKNSSKVQTNSIFDLASVSKVIGTTSAAMILVQNGKLNLDEKVVKYIPQFNNNGKDQITIRNLLLHNSGLSAFKKYYDIYSTADEVINDIMNLSLENPPGEKYVYSDLGMIVLQKVIEKISEKTLDVFLNDNLFTKLEMNQTMYNPSNEIKNNCVPTELDDFYRMRLLQGEVHDERAFMLNGVAGHAGLFSTTEDLSKFIMMYLNHGIYNNEEILDSRLIKDWTTKQSVQSDRGLGWDTKSPEKSSSGNYFSMNSFGHTGYTGTSIWVDKETKLFVILLSNRVHPKRTNTKISDFRPIIHDAIFNSIFRNLEN
- a CDS encoding GHKL domain-containing protein, whose product is MNSLFGIIGIISVFLFLAGIIIYLIRKNIFDLKISGEINSEEKISANQNEKLQRLKNDNENLNKEIKFLEEKNRRLRLKIDQLKKVIVHLEEQKNQLEKNESKLQELRIKKDETLAMVAHDIKNPASAIKNFVELLESYDLSAQEQNDILSGLVEISSRIVKLADEFSQVVAEEFEPFQISKENTSFYQTIESVVKINRVKASKKNIDVRLYQPKEELFIKMDEEKIKEAIDNYVGNAIKYCPEKSKIEIITNKEKNFVTLEVTDNGFGLTEDEISHAFEKGTKLSNKPTGDETSSGLGLWIVKKIVEEHNGKVWVKSKKGFGSTFAFSIPIE
- a CDS encoding ABC transporter permease subunit, coding for MIKLVHIELIKIFKKWRSYIGHFGILFMVSMVQINLYIYGENEVRHITRNLSDLFIISGNILNGNLIGHLILNAFFILFPLTIVLVAGEILAGEGTGGTYRLIITRPVSRLQIIFSKFLAGCIYILSIIVWMIFVSLVISHIVFGNGELIVLSDGINIFAQDDILWRFALSYLHVFFSMLLVFTLSFLFSSLVENAIGPIIATMAILIFFVILSQIPVDFTKYIKPYLFTNYFMDWQKFFNYDFDWFVQIKSLGYLALHSVIFLILTSIIFIRKDILS
- a CDS encoding aminoglycoside 6-adenylyltransferase, coding for MHKSFVNNVIDKVKNDENVLGLALGGSWITNEIDEFSDLDFVLVTKNKIAPNKELMTNYAQQFGNLLNAFTGEHVGENRLLICLYDNPLLHVDIKFITPDEFYQRVENPIVVWERENILSNIIKNSEPKFPYPNYQWIEDRFWIWIHYVSSKIGRGEFFETLDAINFLRTNVIAQLLQIKNNSLPKGLRKAEKFFTTDDMGKLKLTISDYDKSSLIKSLEQIIFLYQDLRNQIFSQEINLQTQTEIRAMEYFNEIKNRN
- a CDS encoding T9SS type A sorting domain-containing protein, producing MFDINKNFNGQNSNFYSKYYTSSETDIEFETKINKAWSVSGEVSGGFKIPVIGIGTEIKIKSQYGKGFSKKKFTSNTYKVSQNITASSDDYIYATIINYDIWEYPVLTNDEIQGYVLVVEPGQPQRSWFPSKSPQAADYIPNHEVGNILSYNNIAAPTENGSLHQVLKWNTSDQITLDGSPGFQYNWALENETQTIVTASNEVNFKISGEASFDNPFKFTPDVKIKGNYSTKSISTRTNKVKYKKGLDVHLGPIDLGIGETYYSVTPYAYWAKSGALVLDYAVDPRPSGISVPETWWQQKYNEKPDIALILPWRLDPEKGFSITEDKRQQTKDIIFNPEKPKPGDIINIKTRIKNFSLLNTNSIVDAKFYVGDPNNGGTLIESTDGKNFFSTDDFIPARSEEIISFNWQIPNGISTFPRIYVELDPENKIDEIHESNNIGWKVLQLFDATTDIEIEENLPIEFELFQNYPNPFNPSTTIKYSLPNVASSFSSSIKLIVYDLLGREVKILVNEKQKPGNYEIEFDGSNLSSGVYFYRLQAGKFATTKKLILMK
- a CDS encoding glucosyl transferase; the encoded protein is MKKKYLPILLLPVVFALIFISFSCDTTEPNKAILELQLEDASCTEVWLTLKTNNLQIPANINLFVNEKNKRTIRLNEVDTVLYVDSLLPNQTYNIYTTVEKQLGLSNKIQVTTLDTTSHNITWQTFLFGEHSSSVLYDVAVIDENNIWAVGEIYLNDSLNSPDPKFYNLIRWNGKEWKPERIYFNNSQQQSFLAPMKAVFAFDSNNVTIGLDQIIKWNGKKYQSIEIPKTVFNSWINKLWGASNNDIYAVGNSGLIAHYNGYWEKTEYSTTLPFQDIWGSKKIKENDSKVLCVASDKYEGHGPEVYEIKNNLIVPQMLEGLPWSISSVWFKNELKTYIVGDGIYIQNPYSANKTWKNVNNNISSYYMHTIRGNDVNDIFIGGAGGEIVHFNGVTWKTYKNDGVPNFYGNYLSLSVKENLVCFVGNYIDDKVKAIITIGRR
- the sucC gene encoding ADP-forming succinate--CoA ligase subunit beta, whose translation is MKIHEYQAKEILRKFNVPVPEGKVVFSPEDAVVAAKELVGNIKVVKAQIHAGGRGKGGGVKVAKNLDEVKKYAKEIFGMNLITHQTGPQGKTVKRLLIEQGVNIDKEMYVGITLDRAQSKNVVMVSTEGGVEIEKVAAESPEKILKETIDPAIGMQQYQARKLAFGLGLEGVQFKNAVKFLLALYKAYDSTDASIAEINPLVVTKEGDVIALDAKMNFDDNALFRHKDIMEFRDFDEEEPLEIEASKYDLNYIKLDGNVGCMVNGAGLAMGTMDIIKLAGGEPANFLDVGGGANQETVANGFKIILSDPNVKAILINIFGGIVRCDRVAQGVINAVKEIKVEVPIVIRLEGTNAKEAGVLLANSKLNFEVATTLEDAAKKVTAVLKK
- a CDS encoding ABC transporter ATP-binding protein — protein: MNSEKVIEISNLTKKFKNLTAVNNLNLNVYKGDVFGFLGPNGAGKSTTIRMLLTLIKPTSGNIKIFGKDLAQHRKEILAKVGAIVEKPDFYLYLTAYKNLEILGKMSGISISKKNIMEILELVGLDKRYNSKVKTFSHGMKQRLGIAQTLLHNPELIILDEPTTGLDPQGMKEIRDLIIFLSKEKGKTIFLSSHILREIELIANRMVIINKGKNIIEGDVKELLINDKHEVEINFKSEINIQEILSNSVFSNNNFTILNSQLKINLAEEKIPHLIKFFVENNVEIFSVERKNSLEDYFLKITEEK